GACGGGGCGCTGACCGATCCGCACCCGCCCGTCCTGTCCGCCACGGGCGATGGCGCGCGCCGCCGTGGCCGCCTCGATCAGCGCCGGGAGCTGCAATTCGTCGGAATAGGCGAAGCCGGTCTTCTCGCCGCTGACGGCGCGCAGTCCGGCGCCCTGCTCGATGCTGAAGTTGCCGTCCTTGAGGATGCCGTCCTCCAGCACCCAGGATTGCAGCCGGCTGTACTGGAAATAGATGTCGGCCGCGTCCACCGCCGCACTGGTCAGATGTCCGAGCAGACGGTCGAGTGCGGACTCGTCCAGTCCGGCCGGAGCGAGGATGCTGTCACGGGCGATGGCGATGGGATCAATCATAGGTTCGATATTCGGCGGACTCTTGAATCAGTAGCGAGAAGGTTGGTGATCAGGCCGTTCACGGACAGACTTGCGGCCTCAGGCGTTGCATTTCAAACGCCGGTGATGGATGGTCGGGAAGCTGCGCCGCACCGAATCCAGGAATTCACGATCGATCGAGGCACAGACGAAGCCCGTTCCACGCGGCACCTGAGCCAGGATGGTGCCCCAGGGATCGACGATCAGGCTGTGTCCATGGGTCTCGCGACCGTTGACATGAAAACCGCCCTGAGCCGCCGCCACCACATAGGCCAGATTCTCGATGGCGCGCGCACGCATCAGCGGCTCCCAGTGCGCCTTGCCGGTGACGGCGGTGAAGGCCGAGGGCACGGCCAGGATCTCGGCGTCCTCGTCGAGCAGCCGGCGAAAGAGCTCGGGAAAGCGCAGATCATAGCAGACGGCCAGTCCGAGTCGTCCGAATGGCGTGTCGATCACGACCGGCTCGGTGCCGGGCTCGATGACCGCCGACTCGTGATAACGCTCGTCGAGACCCGGCAGGTTGACGTCGAACAGATGGATCTTGTCGTAGCGGGCGACCCGCTCGCCACGGTCGTCGAAGACCAGACAGGCCGCACGCACCCGGTCGGGCGTCTTGGCTTGCAGCGGGATGGTTCCGCCGACCACCCAGACGCCCAGTTGCCTGGACAGGCGCGACAGGAAGGCTTGCAGCGGCCCGTCGCTATCGGCCTCGCGGATCTCGAGCTGATCGCGATCCTCCTGGCCCATGAAGGCGAAGTTCTCGGGCAGCACCACCAGTTCGGCGCCCTCCTCCACCGCCTCGCGCGTCAGACGCTCCACCTCGAACAGGTTGGCGCTGACATTGGGGCCGGTCGCCATCTGGATGGCGGCAATCTTATGTTTTTCTTTCATGTGATGACTTCCAATTCCGCCCAGTCTGTGGCGCGGATGCCGGCCTGCGTCGCGGTCGGAGAGCGATCGCCGCTGTTGCGCGTGGAGGCCGTTCCGCTGATTTGTTGCAAAGATACCACCTGACCCGGTTCGCCGAAAACCGAGGCTCAGTGCTGATCGAGAAAATGATTGATCGCGCGCGGCGGTTCCTTGTCCCGGTTCTCGGTGTCGGACCCCAACTCCGTGCCGAGACCGCCGAGCGGCTCCCAACCGAGTCGTGTCCATTCCGGTTCGTTCCAGGAACCCGTGAGCCGGTACTCGTACCGGCCGAGCCGGTCGATGGTGTTGCCGGTGGCGCGATCGACCAGATAGACGGCCGCGCCCACCACCGGCCCGCCGGCCACCGCGCCGGCCAGGGCCACGCTCGACCCCAGCCTGGGTTCGACCAGGACGCGCTGATCGAGCTGCCGGCTGGCCAGATCCGTGCGACCTGTGATGCTCACCTTGGCGGCCGGTCCTTCGATCAGCACCTCGTCCAGCTGCGCCTGTCCCTGTCCGATCGCGATCCGTCCGGCCAGACGCTCGAAGCTGAAGCCCTGCTGGTGCAGATCCGAGAAGTCGAGCACCAGCCGGCGACCAATGGAGCCGATGTCGACGAATCCGAGCAGGCGCCCGACACCCGGCTCGACCTCCAGCAACCGCCCGGCACCGACCTCGATGTCCAGGACACCGGCGGCGCGCACCCAGGCAAAGCGCGACGGCCCCCCCGGCCAGCTCAGGCGCACGCGCGTACTGGCGGCACCGGCCTCGATCGCCGCCGGCTCGTCGAAGCCCGCCAGGACGCGCCCCAGATTCGGGGTCTCGGCCTTGAGATCGAGGCGCGTCTCGCCACCCTCGGGATTACGGACCCATTCGCCGACTCCCTCGACCGTCAAGAGTCCCGAACCGTCGAGACGCAGGTGCGGCAGGCGCAGACCCAGGGCGTCACGATGCAGAGCCAGATCCAGTGTCCCCAGCGGCTGTTCGCCCCAGTCGAGCCGTTCGACATGCAGATCGAGCGAGGGCAAGGTGCTGAAGGCGTCCGCACCGGGTTCGGCGCTCGAATCGGCTGGAGTCGGCGCGGCAGACTGGGGAGGCGTCAGGAGCGCCTTGAGGTCGAGCCGTTCGAGATCGAGTCCCAGCCGCCGACCGGCCACCGGATCGGCGGGACGAATCCGGCCGGCGACCTCGCGGGACGCCAGTTGCATCCGCCAGCCGGACGGTCCCGGTGCAGCCTTGAGTTCAAAGGCGTTGAGCGTGCGGCCGCCGACATGCAGACGCTCGATGTCGAACGCCACGCCCGCCAGCGCGATACCGCCCCGTCTGGCCGCCTGCTGGCCGAGCTGAGTCGCCTGTGTCCAGTCGCTCCAGGCGCCCAGATCCAGCGCGTCGAGCCGGCCGGCGAGCTGGAGTCCGGAGGCCGTGGTTTCCAGCTTGAGGGTGAGCGGCCGGCCCTTGAGTCTGGCCTTGACCTCGGAGGCTTCGATCCCACGCGCATCGAAGCGCACCGCCCCGTCCAGCCGCGAGAGCTGGATGGCCGTCCCGCGCAGGCCCAGTGCGGCCGGCTCCGGCCAGCTCAGAACGCCCGACACCCCCAGAACGCGCTGCGGCACCAATGGCAGATCGATATCCAGGACCAGTCGCGACCGACCGCTGACGTCGAGGATTTCGGCCAGTCCGCCCAGCTTGTCGGCGAGCGGCGTGTCGGCCAGGACGCGGCGTCCGTCCTCGAAGGGGCCGCGTGTCTCGCCGTGGATGCGCAGTGACTCGACGCCACGCAGATCGGGCAGATCGACCCGTCCGTTGCTGAAGTCGCTTTCGAGCAGACGCCCGCGCTCGACCCGGATCGACAGTCCCTGGTTGAGGAAATGCAGATGACCGGCGGCGGATTCGATCGCCGGCCAGTCCGGCTGATAATCCAGACGCAGATCCTCGAACACCAGTTTCAGCTCGAACCGGCCTCGACCTTCGCGGAAGGGATAGTCGGCGGGGGCGCCGCGAAAGAGCAGGTCGCCCTGGGTGACGCGCCCGGAGACGATGGACTGTTCCAGCCAGCTCACCAGACTGGGGTGCATGAGACCGGCCGGCAGATAGGGACGGACGTTGGCGCCATTGCCGTCCTGGAAGCGGGCGACCAGATCCAGGAAAGGCCGTCCGTCGGCGCCGGGCAGTTGCAGGTCCAGCTGCCCCTGTCCGCGCAGGTCGGCGTTTTTCAGGCTGAGTTCGGGGGCGGTGAGTGTCCAGCCGCCCTGCGATTGGCGCGCCCACTCCAGCCGTCCGGCGAGCCGGTCGAGCCGGAGCGGGCGATCGAAGGTCGGGTTGAGATCCAGGTCGAGTCGCTCGGTCTCCAGGCGCAGCTGGCCGCCGTCCTGATCGGCGGCGAGCGTCAGATCCAGACCCGCGAAGCCTGGCAGCGGCGCACGCTGATCTAGCCCGAGATCGGACAGGCTGGCCGAGACCTGCCAGCGCGGCGCCGTCACGGCATCCCTGTCCGCTTCGGTCTCGGTCAGGTCGAGTCCGAACGACAGGTCGCGCACCAGTCCGCGCGGGCGGCGTTCCAGCAACAGCGCCAGCGTCTCGGGCAGGCGCCAGGGACTCGCGCGTGCGAGCGTGCTCAGGTCGGCGAGGTCGAGGCGGCTCGCGCGCGCCTCCAGACCGAGCGGTGCGCCATCGGGCGCCAGACTCAGATCCAGGTTCAGGCCCGAGAGTCCCGCCCGACCGGAGCCGAGATCCAGGCCGGCGACCCGCAGCGTCCAGCCGTCCGCGCTGGGCTGGAGGCGCGCCTGGGCCTTCAGATGCCAGGCCGGGAAGCGATCCGGTGCCTCATCGCCCCGGCGCGGTTTCGCATCCTCGCGATCGCGCATCCCGAAACGCAGCCCCTGGAGATCGAGCCGTAGCGAGGACGGCGCAAGCCGGCCCTGTTCGATATTCAGCCAGGCTTCGATCATGGCCCGCTCGGTATCCAGGCGCCCGGCACGGGTCAGACCCGCCGGCAGCAGCAGACCGAGATTCCCCCCGTCCAGGCTCAGATAGCCCCGACCGCTCCAGGCAGCCGGATCGGACGGCGGCCCCTCCAGACGGGCCGACAGGCGCAGGGACGGACGGACGGGTCCGCCATCGCTCGGGTCTGGCGTTCGCGCGCGGGTCGCGAGCGGATCGGGCGGGACCGGGCGCGCGCGGAGATCCAGCCAATGCTGCTCCCCGGTATTGGCCAGGGTCAGGTGCACCCCGGTCAGACGCAACAGCCGTGACTCTCGGACGGCATCGCGCAACAGGATCTCGCTCTCGACCACATCGAGCCGGCCCTCGCGCCAAAAGCCTTCGAGCACCTGTGGATCGCCGCCGCCCAAGCCGTCGAGACCCTGGAGCCGAAACCGGCCCTCCGCCGTTCTTTCCACCGTCAAATGCGCGCCAACCAGGGTCAGCGCCTCGATCTGAGGCGAGCGGGTTCGCACTGAATCCCAGAGATCCAGATCCAGTTGCAGCGCCTTCAGACTCAGAGCCGGTGCGCCCGTATCCGGATCGCTCAGCTCGACCTGCTCCAGATTCAGACGTGGCCGGACACCGGCCAGACCCAGACGCAGGCCGGCGATCGACACCCGATAGCCCAGACGTTCGGCGAGCCATTCCGCGAGCGGTGCGCGATAGCTGTCGGGCAGGGACGGCGACCAGTACGCAAGCGCGACCAGCAGTGCCAGGAGCACTGCCGTCAGGAGCGACACGCCTTTCAGCAAGGTCATCGTGCGTGCGGGCCGGGACATGAGCGGGATATCAGCGCATCGTATTCACAGGATCACAGTGCGCGCCACCGTCGGCACCGATGGCGAATCGCGAACGCCGGAGTGTTCAGCGCATCTCTCCAACTCAGATCAGCACGACGTCGTACTGTTCCTGCGTATAGAGCGCCTCGGCCTGGAGCCGGATCGGACGGCCGATGAACTCCTCCAGCTCGGCCAGATGCGCCGACTCCTCGTCGAGCAGCCGGTCGACGACCTCCTGCGAGGCCAGTACCAGCAGGGTCTCGACCTCGAACTGACGCGACTCGCGCAGGATCTCGCGGAAGATCTCGTAGCAGGTGGTCTCGGCGGTCTTGATCGAACCGCGCCCGCCGCAGCAGGGACAGGGCTCGCACAGCACATGCTCCAGCGATTCGCGGGTGCGCTTGCGCGTCATCTCGACCAGACCGAGCGAGGAGACCTCGGTGATGTGGGTCTTGGCATGATCGCGGGCGAGGCATTTTTCGAGCGCGCGCAGCACCTGGCGCTTGTGCTCGTCCTCGGTCATGTCGATGAAGTCGATGATGATGATGCCGCCGAGATTACGCAGTCTGAGCTGACGGCAGATCGCCTGGGCGGCCTCCAGGTTGGTCTTGAAGATGGTCTCTTCCAGATTGCGATGACCGACGAAGGCGCCGGTGTTCACGTCGATCGTGGTCATGGCCTCGGTCTGGTCGATGACCAGATGACCGCCCGACTTGAGGCTGACCTTGCGCTGGAGCGCCTTGCGGATCTCCTCCTCGACGCCGTAGAGATCGAACAGCGGACGCTCGCCCTGGTAGTACTCGATGCGGCCCTGGATCTCGGGGATGTACTTGGTGGCGAAGGAGACGGCCTTGTCGACCATGGCGCGCGAGTCGATGCGGATGCGCTCGACCTCGGGTGTCACCAGATCGCGCAGGGCGCGCAGCGCCAGGGCCAGATCGTCGTGGACCAGACCGATCTGGTTGACGTGGGCGCACCGCTCCTTGATGCCGCGCCAGAGCTTGGCCAGAAAGGCCATGTCCTTCTCCAGCGCCTCTTCGCTCACGGCCTCGGCGGCGGTGCGGGCGATGAAACCGCCCTCGCCCTGATGGGCCTCGACATAGCGCAGCAGGATCTCGCGCAGACGGCGGCGTTCGTCCTCATCCTCGATCTTCTGCGATACGCCCGTGGTCGACACCGCCGGCATGCACACCAGATAGCGCGAGGCGATCGAGATGTTGGTGGTCAGACGCGCCCCCTTGGTGCCGAGCGGGTCTTTGACCACCTGGACCACGATCATGTCGCCCTCGCGCACCAGCTCATGGATCTGGTCGCCGCGCGACTCGCCGGGGGCGCCGATGATGTCGGAGGCGTGCAGAAAGGCCGCGCGCTCCAGACCGATGTCGACGAAGGCCGCCTGCATCCCCGGCAGCACGCGGCAGATGCGTCCCTTGTAGATGTTGCCGACCAGACCGCAGCGCTCGGCGCGCTCGATGATGATCTCCTGCACCACCCCGTTCTCGACGACCGCGACCCTGGTTTCGGGCGGGGTGACATTGATGAGAATCTCTTCACTCACTCGATGCGTCCTTCTGATAGCTGGATTCTTGAGACATTGAAACCGCAACGGTACGAAGGACGCAAAGCGCGCTGTCCAGGGATTTTCGCCCGGTGGCTTCGGAACCGGATGTCCTTCAGAGGGCGTCAGCGTTCGCGAGCAGGGCGATACCGGCGCGATGCAGCAGACATCCGGTCTCATACAGCGGCAGTCCCATGACGCCCGAGTAGCTGCCCTGGAGATCGGCGACGAAGAGCGCGCCCAAGCCCTGGATGCCGTAGCCGCCGGCCTTGTCGCACGGCTCGCCGCTGGCCCAGTAGGCCCGTTGCTCGCGTTCGTCGATGACGCGAAAACCGACCCGGCTCGTGCTCAGCTCGTACCAGACCTCACCGGCTCGGGCGAGCGCCACCCCGGTCAGCACCTGATGCGTCCGGCCCGACAGGCGCGCCATCATGCGCAGGAAATCGGGTCGGTCGAGCGGTTTTCCCAGGATCTCGCCGTCGACGATCACGGCGGTGTCGGCGGCCAGCACCGGGCGCAGGTCTTCGGTCGGAACCGCCGACCGGCCGGTCCGCGCCTTCTCGATCGCGATCCGCCGCACATAGTCCTCGGGCGACTCGCCCGGACCTGGAGTCTCGTCCACGTCCGCCTCGACCTGAGCGAAGCGCACGCCGATCTGGTTCAGCAACTCGCCCCGGCGCGGCGAACGCGAGGCGAGATAGAGCTGGTGGCTGGTCTCAGTCATGGCTCAGGTCATCCGGCACGATGATAGGGATGCCCCTGGGTCAGGCTCCAGGCGCGATAGAGTTGCTCGGCGAGGATGACGCGCACCAGCGGATGCGGGAAGGTCAGGGCCGAGAGCGACCAGCGCTCACGCGCCCGCGCCAGACACTCGTCCGACAGCCCGTCGGCCCCGCCCACCACGAGCGCCCGATCGCGCCCATCGGCCAGCCAGTCGCGCAGATGGCCCGCCAGCGTCTCGGTGCTCCAGGAGCGCCCGCGCTCGTCGAGCACGATCACATCCGCGCCCTTGGGGATCGCCTTGAGGATGCGCCGCCCTTCTTCTTCGCGCGCCTGGCGCACAGTGGTGGTCTTGGCGCGATGCACCGGGTCGATCTCGACCAGATGCAGGGCGCACTCGGGCGGCAGCCGCTTGGCGTACTCGCGATAGCCGTCCTCGATCCAGCCCGGCATCCGCCGGCCGACACATATCAGATGAATCCGCATACGACACTCGATTTCGATCACTCCCGACATCATCCCCCATCCCGGTGCCCGACGTAAACGCGCACCCGAGACCCGAGCGGGCGCTTTCAGCGTCAATCGGCTTGCGTTATGATCGCCGCTCCCGAATTTTCAAATCCCGTCTGCGTCGCAGTCTCGATCCACGCGCACGGACGGAACAGACAAGCATATCCCGAGGTCGGCTCACGACTGCGGGCAACGGAGAAACACGATGGGCGTCGGCGGCATCAGTATTTGGCAGCTCCTGATCATCCTGGTGATCGTGGTCTTGTTGTTCGGCACCAAGCGGCTGAAGAACATCGGCTCGGATCTCGGCGAGGCCATCCGCGGCTTCCGCAGTTCGATGTCGAATTCCGACAAGAGCGACGAGGACGACACCGGCGCGCGCGAGAATGGCGCCATCGGCCAGCCGAACGACGCGCGCCCGGCGGACTCGACCGCCCAGACACGCCAGAGCGACACCACGGCCAATCGCGATCGCACCTGATCGCCTCGCTCGCCAACCGGATGCTCGACCCTGCTGGACGGTGCTAGATGTTCGATGTCGGCTTTCAAGAACTGATCCTGGTGGCCATCGTCGCCCTGGTCGTGATCGGCCCGGAGCGTCTGCCGCGCGCGGCGCGCGTGGCGGGCAAGTGGGTCGGGCACGCGCGGCGCACGCTCTCCAACGTCAAACACGAGATCGATCGCGAGCTCAAGGCCGAGGAACTCAAGAAGATCCTCGACGAGCAGGCGCGACACAATCCGCTCGATACCATCCTGGAAGAGCCGGCGAAGACCACGCCCCGCCCCGCGACCACGACCGAGCCGCAGACGACGGCGAGCGGCTCGTCTCCGTCGAACGGCCCGCTCGCCAAGTAACGGCGCGAAAACGAGCGAGAGGCTTCCGGTCAGGAAGCTCCGGCTTTGTGACCGTTGCCCTTGTGCCGGCCCGCCGGACACCGCATCTTGTCGGGGTCGAGCCACCCTCAACCCCAACGAGCCCAGACCCGATCCATGCCGCGCCGTATCCTGCCGATCCTGATCCTCGCTCTGGGGGTCGGGATCTTCGTCGCCCTCAAGGCGACCCGCCCCGCCCCGCATCCTGTCCAGCCCAGTGAACGGATCTGGCGTATCGAAGTCACCGACGTCCGGCCCGCCGCCCATCATCCGATCCTGACGCTCTTCGGGCAGGTCGAGGCGCCGGATCGCATCCAGGCCGCCGCCCCCGTCGCCGGCCGGCTGCTGGAAGTCCGGGTCCGTGACGGCGAGCGCGTCGCCGCCGGCGCACTGCTGGCCCGGCTCGATCCGCGTGATCTGCAACCGCGCCTGACCAGGGCGCAAGCCGATCTGGAGAAGGAGCGGCTGAAGCTGGTCCATGACCGCCAGGCGCTGGAACAGGAACGCGAGATCCTGCGGCTGGCCCGGCAGGCGCTGGAGCGCGCCGAGACCGTGCAGTCCAAGCAACTCGGCTCGGCGTCGAGCGTCGATGAGGCGCGCGAACAATATGCCCGCGCCCAACTGTCCGTGATGCTGCGCGAGCAGTCGATCGCCGAGCATCCGGCGCGGCTCGCGTCTCTGGAGTCGGCCCTGGCCGAAGCCGAGCGCGATCTGGCGCGCGGGACCATTCGCGCCCCTTTCGAGGCACGTATCGGTGTGGTCGAGGCCGCCGCCGGCGATCAGCTCCAGCCCAACCAGACCATCCTGACCCTCTATCCGCTCGACGGGCTCTATGTGCGCGCCAAGGTGCCGGGCGTACACAGCGAGGAACTGCGCGCCGCGCTCACCAATGGCGAACAGCTGACGGCCACCGGCTCGCACGCCGGACGCCCGGTCACGGCCGTGCTCGAACGTCTCTCGGGCGAAGCCGACGCGCGCGGCGTCGATGCCCTGCTGCGACTTGCTCCCGAGTCGCGTCTGCCGCTGGGCGCGTTCGTCGAGCTGCGTCTGGAGCGCCCGCCCGCGCCCGACACCATCGCCCTGCCCTTCGCCGCGCTCCATGGCGGGGATCGCATCTTCGCGGTGCGCGACGGGCGTCTGCATGGTCTGCGCATCGAGCGCGTCGGTGAACTCGACACCGGCGCCGACGAGGGCCGGGTGCTGTTGCGGGTGCCCGAACTCCAGCCCGGCGAGCCGGTGATGATCACCCATCTGCCCAACGCGCTCGATACGCTCAAGGTCGAGATCGTCCAATGAGTACGAGTCTGATCGCGGTCTTCGTCCGCCACCGGCTGCTGGCCAATTTGCTGATGGCCGGAATGCTGATCCTGGGCGTCATCAGTCTGACGCGGATGAACATCCAGTTCTTCCCGACCTTCGCGCTCGATGTGATCTCGGTGCGCGTGGTCTGGAGCGGCGCCTCGGCCGAAGACGTCGAGAACGGCATCCTCATCCCGCTGGAGGAACGGCTCAAGACCGTCGACGGACTCAAGAAGCTCACCGCGACCGCCGCCCAGGGCATCGCCAGCCTGTCGGTCGAACTCCAGGAAGACACCGATCCGCTGCTGGCGCTCGATCAGGTGCGCCAGCGCGTCGACGAATTCCGCAATCTGCCCAAGGACGCCGAGACGCCCCAGATCAGCCGGATCTCGCGCTATGAATCCGTGGCGCGGTTGCTGGTCTCGGGGCCGAGTCTGACCGAGCTGCGGCCCTGGGTGCGGCAGTTCGAGCGCGAACTGCTGGCGCGCGGCATCGACCGCGTCGACATCTCGGGCCTGCCCGAGGAGCGCATCGCCATCGAGGTGCCGGGACGGGCGCTGGAGACGCTCGGCCTCTCGCTCGACGGCATCGGCGAGCAGATCGGACGGATCGCGCGCGACCTGCCGTCCGGCATCGCCGGCGAGGCCGACGGCGCGCGCGAGCTGCGCAGTCTGGAGCAGCGCCGCGATCCGCTCGCCTTCGAGGATCTGGCCATCGTCAGCGACGAACGCGCCCTGGTGCGTCTAGGCGACGTGGCCACCATCGTGCGCGAGGCGCGCCCGGCCAGTCTGACGCTGGCTCCCATCCCGGTCGGTCTGAACGCCGAGGCGCTGGCGGACAAGCCGGCGACCGTGGAACTCCTGGTGCAGCGCGCCGAGCAGGGGCATTCGCTCAAGGCCGCGCGTCTCTTCGACGACTGGCTCAACGACACCCGCCCGACCCTGCCGCCGGCCATCGAGCTGACGGTCTTCGATGCGCAATGGGAAGTCATCGCCGATCGCATCGATCTGCTGATCCACAACGGACTCCAGGGTCTGACCCTGGTGCTGATCATGCTATTCATCTTTCTGCCGGGGCGGGTCGCCTTCTGGGTGGCGATGGGCATCCCGGTCGCCTACATGGCGGCTCTGGCACTGCTGTGGGCCTTCGGCGGCACCATCAACATGATGAGCCTGTTCGGGCTGCTGCTGACGCTCGGCATCATCGACGACGACGCCATCGTGGTCGGGGAACACGCCGAGACGCGCTTCCGGCAGGGTCTGTCGCCCGCCGAGGCGGCGCTCAGCGGCGCCCAACGCATGTTCTGGCCGATCCTCGCCTCGGGTCTGACCACCATCGCCGCCTTCCTGCCGCTGATGCTGGTCGGCGGCATCATGGGCAACATCCTCGGTGACATCCCCTTCGTGGCCATCATGGTGCTGCTGGCCTCGCTGCTGGAAGTGTTCCTGGTCATGCCGATGCACCTGCGTTCGGCCTTCGAGCATCACAAGGACGCCACCGTGCCGCGCTGGCGCGAGCGGGTGAACGCCGGATTCGACCGCTTCCGTGATGGGGTCTACCGCCCCCTGGTGGTCTGGGCGCTGCACTGGCGCGGCGTGACGGTCAGTGTGGTCGCGGTGCTGATGCTGCTGGCCATCGGACTGCTGGCCGGCGGGCGGGTGTCGTTCGTGTTCTTCCCCACGCCCGAGTCCCAGGTGGTCTTCGCCAACGCGACCTTCGTCGCCGGCACACCGCGCGAACAGACCACCGCGTTCCTGGACGAGCTGGAGCGCGCGCTGATCGCGACCGACGAACAGTTCGGCGGCGGGCTGATCGAGTCGGCGGTCGCACGGCTCGGCGCAACGGTCGCGGTGGATGTCGGCGCGGGCGCCGGCGGCGATCAGCTCGCCTCGATCCTGGTGCAGCTCGTGCCTTCGGAGTATCGCGCGGTGCGCAACGAGCAGTTCCTCGCCGCCTGGCGTGCCAACACCCGGATGCCGGCCGGACTGGAGAGTCTGGTGATCTCGGCGCGTCGGGCCGGGCCACCGGGCCGCGATCTGACGATCCGGCTCATGGGCGACGAGGCCAACCGGCTCAAGTCCGCCGCGCTCGAACTGGCGCAGAGTCTGGAGAGCGTGCCGGGGGTCTCGGACATGGTCGACGACATGCCGTTCGGGCGCGAACAGCTCATCTATCGGCTGACGCCGGCCGGACAGGCGCTCGGGTTCACCACCGAATCGCTCGGACGCCAGTTGCGCGCGGCCTTCGACGGCTATCTGGCGCAACTGGTCCAGGTCGGACAGGACGAGCTGGAGGTGCGGGTGCTGCTGCCGCGCGCCGAGCGCGTCCGGCTCAATGCGCTGGAACAACTGCTGGTGCGTGCGCCGGACGGGCGGTTCGTGCCCCTGACCACGGTCGCGGCCTGGGAGACGCAGCGCGGCTTCGAGGCGCTGCGTCACGCCGACGGACGGCTCGCCGTCGAGGTCTCGGCCGACATCGACCGTGCGCTGGCCACGCCCGACAACGTCCGCGAGGCGCTGGAGCGCGATCTGCTGCCGCGTCTGGTGTCGCACTACGGCATCGACTACAGCTTCGAGGGCCGCGCGGCCGATCAGCGCGAGACGCTCGGTGACATGCGGCTGGGGCTGATCCTGGGGTTGGCGCTGGTGTATATGATTCTGGCGGCGGTGTTCGGGAGCTGGGGCTGGCCGCTGGTGGTGATGACCGCCATTCCGCTGGGTCTGGTGGGCGCGATCGGCGGGCACTGGCTGCTGGGGCTGGATCTGACGCTGCTGTCGCTGTTCGGGCTGTTCGGGCTGTCGGGGATCGTGGTCAACAATGCCATCATCCTGGTCAGCATGTATCACGAGCTGCGCGAGGAGGGGATGGAGGTTGATGAGGCGCTGGTGGAGGCGGCGGTGTCGCGTCTGCGCGCGATGCTGCTGACTTCGGCGACGACGGTGGTGGGGCTGGGGCCGCTGATCTTCGAGACCAGTCTTCAGGCGCAGTTTTTGATTCCGATGGCGGTGTCGCTGGCGTTCGGGGTGGGTTTTTCGACCATTCTGGTGCTGGTCTTCACCCCGGCGCTGCTGTCGCTGCATGAGAGTGCGCATGGGCGGCTGGCGGCGCTGTGGGGATGGTTTCAGGACGACACGAAATCGGATCGCTCAGGCAGACCATCGAGAACGGTAAGCTGAATAAACAGCGGGCTAAGGGGAGGCGATTCTACCCTTCACCCGCAATTTCGAGCACGGTCGAAACAAGCGCATCGGACAGATAGAGGTCGGAGGTGGAGAGCCGTTGCACATAGGGCTTCACGACTTCGATGAGACCTGCGCGTTTGGCACCGACGAAATCAGATACATCTCACGCAGGAGTTCGTCTCGCGAGGTGTCGATGACCGAAATGCGTTCGTTCTTGCAGGCGGTGATGAATGCATAGAGATCCAAGTCGGCTAGTTCGGCGGCCTTGGCTAGAGAGACGCGACTCTCTTTAAAGAGGGTCAGAGCGTAGGCCAGACGCATCTCTTTGGCTATGGCCTGCTCGGTTTGCATTCCAACGAAATCATTGGGAAGGTCGATGGCGATTTGCATTCTGGCCTCTACTCAAGCATCTTAATCTCTAAAGACCGCTAGCTTTTCAACGCCAGACCCAAATTTATCGGAGCAGGAGAAAATCGTCAGGCAATTAATTCAGCACAATTCTGTACCCAAAAACTACTCGACCCCGACCCCACTTGATTTAATAATTTTCCGCGGTTTCATAACGAATTTTTATTTGCATACTCAACATCTATTTTTACGCGAAGCGTCTAGCTAACGCTTAGCTAAGCCGGACTGGTTGAGAAAGAGCGAAACCGGCTTCGACTGGAGCACCGTGTTAGTGCGATATTAAACGTGGCCTGCCCCGGTTTTTCTAGTAGTTGTTGCCACTATCTTTTTCTTATTCCTTTAAATT
The sequence above is drawn from the Allochromatium vinosum DSM 180 genome and encodes:
- a CDS encoding Maf family protein; the encoded protein is MTETSHQLYLASRSPRRGELLNQIGVRFAQVEADVDETPGPGESPEDYVRRIAIEKARTGRSAVPTEDLRPVLAADTAVIVDGEILGKPLDRPDFLRMMARLSGRTHQVLTGVALARAGEVWYELSTSRVGFRVIDEREQRAYWASGEPCDKAGGYGIQGLGALFVADLQGSYSGVMGLPLYETGCLLHRAGIALLANADAL
- the rlmH gene encoding 23S rRNA (pseudouridine(1915)-N(3))-methyltransferase RlmH; the encoded protein is MRIHLICVGRRMPGWIEDGYREYAKRLPPECALHLVEIDPVHRAKTTTVRQAREEEGRRILKAIPKGADVIVLDERGRSWSTETLAGHLRDWLADGRDRALVVGGADGLSDECLARARERWSLSALTFPHPLVRVILAEQLYRAWSLTQGHPYHRAG
- the tatA gene encoding twin-arginine translocase TatA/TatE family subunit, which produces MGVGGISIWQLLIILVIVVLLFGTKRLKNIGSDLGEAIRGFRSSMSNSDKSDEDDTGARENGAIGQPNDARPADSTAQTRQSDTTANRDRT
- the tatB gene encoding Sec-independent protein translocase protein TatB, yielding MFDVGFQELILVAIVALVVIGPERLPRAARVAGKWVGHARRTLSNVKHEIDRELKAEELKKILDEQARHNPLDTILEEPAKTTPRPATTTEPQTTASGSSPSNGPLAK
- a CDS encoding efflux RND transporter periplasmic adaptor subunit, whose translation is MPRRILPILILALGVGIFVALKATRPAPHPVQPSERIWRIEVTDVRPAAHHPILTLFGQVEAPDRIQAAAPVAGRLLEVRVRDGERVAAGALLARLDPRDLQPRLTRAQADLEKERLKLVHDRQALEQEREILRLARQALERAETVQSKQLGSASSVDEAREQYARAQLSVMLREQSIAEHPARLASLESALAEAERDLARGTIRAPFEARIGVVEAAAGDQLQPNQTILTLYPLDGLYVRAKVPGVHSEELRAALTNGEQLTATGSHAGRPVTAVLERLSGEADARGVDALLRLAPESRLPLGAFVELRLERPPAPDTIALPFAALHGGDRIFAVRDGRLHGLRIERVGELDTGADEGRVLLRVPELQPGEPVMITHLPNALDTLKVEIVQ